From the genome of Toxoplasma gondii ME49 chromosome XII, whole genome shotgun sequence:
AatgtgagagagaagagagagacaaggaggagagacaaaaatcagtgagacaagaaaggagcAAACACAGgggggagaaaaaaaaagaacgaagagcgacgagaggACCGACAGAGGGCAGAAGGCCTTGAgatgcagacagaagaggtaataaggaaacgaaaaaaaggaacggggcagaaagagaagcaggacaAGCGACGACACGAAGAacagcacagagagaaaaacgaaacaggaaccgggagaagaagaaacgtaCCAGCGGGGTAAACGCGCGTGAGGAATCTTTGGTTGAAGCTGGCGAACTCGACAGGCGATTGCTTCACCAGCTTCAGGAGGCGGGACTCAGGCATGCTGCAGATGTCCATGGCTGTAGAAGAAAGTCAGAGAGGacggaaaaaaagcaaaTGCAAACCGCGAGACGAgtgcgaaaaagaaagatgTGCGTGGGATAGCTTGCGTGGAGTTGAGGAAATCCCCCGTCCAGAGACAAGGTAAAAACTCGACAGGGAAGCTtcaaaggagaggaaaaagaagaagtcAGCAACTCGTACGCGAGAGATGATATGAGCAGATGTCTTCGACGCGAAACACACACGAAACGGTGCAGGGAAGCCTTTGCCCTCTTTTTTCCGAAACATCCGACAAACCCaactctctgcatgcatgcacggccCTGCCACCGGCCgcggggtgtacgtacacggGACCGGCTCTCCTTACGATTTCTCGCTTGCTCGAAGCTTCTCAACTTCTTTCCTGGCATCGCAATGTTTCGGTAGTACTGAACCAACAAAAAACAGAGCCGCGCAATCCAGATCGACATTTGAGGAAAAGACGTCTCTACGATGTCTATGGGACATGAACACAGAGATGTCAACATGCCCCTCTACGCATGTATAGATGAGGATACACACACCAGTCAATAGGGCTGCTCTGTGagatatacacatatatatacatatatatatacatatatatacatatacatatatatatatacatatatatatatatatacgtatctATGTCTGTATGGATGTACCCCACGGTTGTTCATTGTCACTGTCTGTCGGGGAACGTTTTGAGGTCGCTGGCTGAATGTTTGTTGCTTTTGACGTATCGCCGTACCGTTTTGAGTCTTTCGCTTTTGCTgtctgcagaggcggcgccgGGGGTGGCGGCAGCgcttttgcctctcttcgtttttccgcCGGCATgttccgtctctgcttcgggAAGGTAGGGtccgcgtctctcgttctcgcgcgtctcctcgtgGAGGCGGTCGACGGTGCGCGCTCGCCTCCACTCGACAGACGCTGCGCGCGAGtcttcgcgcctcttcctcggtgtctcctcggaaATCGGTTGCGGCGCCTCTTGGCTCTGCGCGCTCGGCAAGCGACTTCGAGCGGAGATTGCGCAGGTGAAgctgctgctcttcttcaggAACAGATTCCGGTTCTTCTTGCTTTTGCTCGTCGGCGAGGAGCTCAGGCGATTTGCCTTCGGATCGGAGGTCCCGCGCTCCTCCTCCCGCGACAGGGAAGCCAGCGGCGagacttcttctccctcccggCCTCGCGGCTCGGCCTCGGGCGCCTCAGCCGTcgcgagcgaagacgaggaaagctGAGAAATGCTCAGACCCGGCGGCGTATCTGGCAGCGACAACAAGGTCCCCTGACCTTCCAGCGCATGaacgaacgaagaagaaatgtcCGCGTTCAACTGCTGGCCATCCCCCAGCATCTCCAAAGACTTCGCCATCCGCAGCTCCAACTCTTCCAGCTaacaaacagaaaaacagactaACTGacgcacatacacacatatatacgtatatatacgtatatatacgtatatatacatatatatacatatatacatatatatatataaagacCTATGTACGTACGGGTCGTTCCAAGTTTACACCTTCGAGGGTGCGTGCATGAGGCTGTGAGAAAAAGGATTCCCAGGAGTGGAGCTGATCTTTCCGTGACTTAGAGAGTGAACCTGCTTCTGGAAAAAGGCGAAACCGTTAGACCCGcgaatatgtatatacatgtctatatatatatatatatatatatataagcgGTAATTGAAAGTgaaatggaagaagagaggagttGACAGGAGAATCGCCTTCTCACTTGgagatcttcttcgtctccttcttccaccATCTCTCCACGTTCGTTCGGAACCTTCCCCTTGAGGATGAATTTGCACAGCAGCTGTTCAGGCGACGGCTGAGGACTCGTCGGATCTGAAAAAAAGTTGCAATTATAGAAAAACAAGGAACTCAAACAATCTCTCCGTCGGCATGCTTTCCCACCGGAAACAACCAGTCTTCACACTGCATGtgatatgcatatatatatatatatataaatgtatattAACATTTATACACAATCTATTCACATCTCACTTTGAATGTCCCTACTTTTCTAAATCTGTGGTTCTCTATAGCTATCCACCTGCATATTCACGAAAATGGATAGACACTCATGATTCTCTGAATGGAGCTATCTGCATATGTCTGCCTCCTGCTCAATGCGTACACATGTATCAGTGCctatctatatatttatgtatctctctacatatgcatatagatgCAGCAATATGTGAACATACAACTTTATGCAGAGGGTATGCGAGAGCTTCGTGCGAGCGTCCACGAAGTCGGAGAAAAAccaggaaaacgaaaagagagtTCGTCACTCACGGCATCTGTAGATTTGGTCCTGCAAGATTTCCTCGAGAATTTCAGCTATGCGAATGCGCTGCTTTGTGCTGCAGTGCATCTCCAGAGATAAAATAATTGGAAACTTCGACCTCTGAAAACACAACCCAACACATGCGATCCATGCAGtcccatatatatacatatatatacatatatatatgcatatatacatatatacatatatatacatatatatatatatatatatatatatgcatatatacatatatacatatatatacatatatatatatatatatgcatatacacatatatacatatatatacatatatgcatatatacatatataaacatatatatatatatatgcatatatacatatatatatatatatatatgcatatatatatatatatatacgtagagGGAGAGAGTTAAGAGAAGTTCGACTCACTTGTATGAGCTCCTCCACATGCGCATTTCTTTTTTCACAAACACACGGACGTCTATACACTCAAACACCCATACAGGTATATATACAAGCATTTGTGTACAGAAATGCAAGTGCGAATGTACATTTGGGTTTACATCGAAGTGTGAACTTTTGGATTTTTCTGCGGAGGGAACTGCGGTGTTACCTGGAAGCCGTAGTCTTTGCAAGCTTGAATGACGTCTTTGAATTTGATTCGACTGGTGAGTTGGTAGCCGCCGACGCCGTGGAAGAGGGAAGGTTCGCCGTCGCTGCCATCCCAGCAGTCCAGCTCGACGCAGCGACATCCTCGCAGGAGCGCGTCGATGTACTGTCCGACTGCGGACTTTCCGACGACCTGCGGAGAAAGTTTTAAAAAAACGACAGCAACTGTGTTTGAGTGAGGCCGGAGCAAAGGGATGCTGGCGAGGCGCTGCGTCACTGAGCTGGAAAAAACCTGGGCGGGGAACATGTTTCTCGAgctcgaaggagacaccacGAAGCAAATGGcaggggagacgagagaggcggagagcgaCGCTGACGAAGCTGATGCAGGCACAGAAGACAAGACGAGGGGGATGGATCTGGATTTCTCCCATCACGCACATCAACTGCGAGAGACGATTTGTCAGATGCTTGGACGTCAGCGTCGCCAGAGTGCTGTGACACCAGCCATCCCTGGAACAGGTCGCGTTGCAAGTTTTTTCTGGGGCGTCagtcgagaaaacgaagagagaggaaggcgccggagaggagcagccagcacagagagagaaaagagacgaagcagaaagaagaaacggagaggagacatcgcacgaagggagagagaggaaaggaaagcggagagaaaaaaaaagcgcGACAAAGACAGGAACCTGTGAGAGCGTCTTTTTACCTGGTCGCCACAGAGGTAAGTGTTGTGAGAGGACTTGACCCAGTAATTACACAGAGGGAGACTCATGTCTTGGTGGACTTTCATTCTGTGCGGCGTCATGAGGGAATTCGCTTCCCCGCAGAGAAGGTTGTCGAAGCCGAGGGAAGACACCATGACCGTCGGACCCTGACAAGCGAGAAAATCGAAAAAGAGctcggagagaaaaaactgtggagaaaaaagagaagcggcagacagaggagagaaggggaaacgagagagagagaagaagcagaacgaagagagacagaagatcctacagaagaaaagcgcgaagaaaacgccaATGATGGACAGCAGGAGAGGATGCAAAACACAAGAGGCAAAAAATTCAAGGATTGCCCATTTGAAGGAATGGCTAAAAAAAGACATTTCACGAAGAAAGTCAGTTGAAAGGCTTCTCTCGGAttgctttttttcctctgtgtttcgttAACGTGAGTGCTGCCTCGACGACTCACAGGCTTTCGAAAGGCTTCGTCGACACTGCAGAAACTCGCCAGCTCCTCCTCTACCTCAGCCTCGGAAGTGACTTTCTGCACCTCTCGCAGAAAGCGTCTGTAGCctggaaaagaggagaaggaaatttgtcggcgcatgcactgcctGTCACACCTACACCAGAAAGCCGCTAGCTGTGCGCGCAGAACCAGTCGCAAAGTCACCCGATGGAGATGACAACAACGCAAGtcccgagagaggagacagaaaaagagagaagaagcgaaacggagacgatGCAGCAGAAGCCATACACAAGCATGAGACAAGAAGACACGCAGAAGCGCGACAGAACAGCAGACGAAATAAAAGGGAAaaggtcgagagaagaagaacgctcaagtccgagaaggagagcgaggaggggAGTCGCCTaaaaggagaggcgagtTTCTGAAGGAAAATGCACGGTgaccgacagagaagcgaatcgtagaaaacagagaaggttCGTTGCCTCACCTTGCTCGTCTATGAAGTCTTCGTGAGGAAGTTTGTATACGGTGAAGTAGTAGTCAACGTCGGGGCGGACGAGGAGTTCGTTGAGCATCTGCAGGCCATGcgagaaatggagaaaaaaggtTTTATGCAACCTGAAAACGGAGTCCTGTACCGCGAGAGACACACCTAACCCACACGACGCCTGGCCCAGACCCGGGGCAACAAAGCTGCAgtgaaagaaggaagaagaaaaccgaaACGTTTTCGTCTGCCGCCATCCTGACACAGAGTTCTGCCTCGCGCCGCTCTGTGGGCAGTGGTGCATGCATCCCCTTTCTTGGTTTCCTCCGAGTTTCGAGCTCTCGGCATTGCagaggaacgaaggagaagagaagacgaaagggaaacgagaaagaaagaactcATAGGGCCTTCTCACACCGGCGCTTCTACACGCTGAGACGCGCGAGCTGCTCCTGCTAGAGGACAACGAAAGCCGATGCATTCCGAAaacgcacacacagaaaaggtcgacagaaagagaaatgcagatgctcacagaaagagagagagagaaacgacagcTGCCTGAAGACAGACATCGACAGAGAGCTATGCTGTGGAGAGAACGACACAAGGATAGAgatagacagagaaacgtacacatgcagacagagaaagagagagagcgaaagagagagagaaagagagagagagaaagagagagagagagagaaagagagagagaggtacCTTGACAGAGGCAAGACACACAAATACACAaggacagggagagaaagagagaactcgaagaCTCCAACGGGCAAGTCGCCACCGACGAGTCAAGCAGAGGCTGCGGCTGTTGTGTGGAGCGTGAAAGAGGCAAGTTCGAATGAATTGATTTACAGGCACaatttttcttgtttttctttcctccgcgCGTACCTCGCGAAACTCTGTAAATCCGAGGCGCCCCGAATTTTCTGTGTCGTGTGTCTGGAACAACTCCTCGACGTAGCGGCCATCTGCCTGGATGTTGAGCTTCCGCAGCAGGCCATGCAGATGTCTCTGGTCGATTTTCCCTGAACAGCAGAGAGTTCGAGAGTCTTCCGCGTCCATGACTCATGCCCTGCAACCCCCAGTGGAGGCTTGCGCGAACGCAGGCCGTCGAGGAACCGCTAGACAGGAAACGTCCCGTCTGCCCGAGTGTATCATGACAATTGCAATGCAGATCATCCTTCGAGCGCTTCAGATTCGCCTCCCCGCGCTTCCCCTCGCAGCCccggcagagaaagcgaaccAGCTGCTCTTCGGAAAAACACAGTCACAGGAAGACGGACGAACTGGACCTCGCAAGACGTCTTTCCACACACCGACGCTGCGCCtcgctccctctctgtctggcGAAACTGAAAAGGCTAaccgtctgcgtctttctcgactGCATGCCATTGCGCAGAAACAAAGTCCGAGGCGCCTTCACTAGCGAGCTGGCCGAGCGCCATGTCGTGGTAGAGCAGAAGGCCTTTCATCCACAGCCTCCACTCCTGCAGAAACAATGCACGCGAGCGCTCGCTTCTGCTGAAGACGCTCTGTTGCCAAGAACTCCATTCGCTCGTCTGCGGGGGACGACGAACGGCTTCGCAAAGGCGAATTCAccaggagaaggcagacgggGAGAGACATGTCTGTTGCTCGTCCTTGTCCCGTTTCGCGGCCGTCGCTGgccgtctctcgtcttctctcgctctccactttgctcttttcttcttctctccatcgtCCTCCTTCCCCAcggtcttcttccttcttctcttcttgtctcccctcccggtctgcctcgccctcccgcctttctctcccttctcttcgctccctcttctttcttctcctctcgcttctcttctctgtgcgaGTTCTTCCCCCTCCGTCGATCGTTCCTCCGGCAGGTTTCGCTTATCTTTGGCTCACCTTCTCGTCGCGACAGGCAACGTGGAGGACGCGTCCAGTCGCGACGATTTCGATGCTGTGCGACTTGTCCGCTTTGTTCTGGAAgcaccgcatgcagcgacaagACGTTGGAAGTGAAGCAGAGGAACGCGCGGCGGGCGCTGTTCAACA
Proteins encoded in this window:
- the PIPLC gene encoding phosphoinositide phospholipase PIPLC (encoded by transcript TGME49_248830~Product name based on PMID:16288600.): MERQTSSSSSSSRLAFLSGSRRFSKKREESPVCGEATTETPQNGEGTPVSRPPTASTGGSSEAVTPQAQNNAVRPAAALPSARKSLLSGEEGERAASLFALPSQGRQGSGAVVSQRIKDLLADVDTREALQTLAEGSFLLKWCKTNFKKPHERFFYVDANAMALKWRSPKKPESVTTIPVGDVQRIIPGEDTDFGRNKADKSHSIEIVATGRVLHVACRDEKEWRLWMKGLLLYHDMALGQLASEGASDFVSAQWHAVEKDADGKIDQRHLHGLLRKLNIQADGRYVEELFQTHDTENSGRLGFTEFREMLNELLVRPDVDYYFTVYKLPHEDFIDEQGYRRFLREVQKVTSEAEVEEELASFCSVDEAFRKPGPTVMVSSLGFDNLLCGEANSLMTPHRMKVHQDMSLPLCNYWVKSSHNTYLCGDQVVGKSAVGQYIDALLRGCRCVELDCWDGSDGEPSLFHGVGGYQLTSRIKFKDVIQACKDYGFQRSKFPIILSLEMHCSTKQRIRIAEILEEILQDQIYRCHPTSPQPSPEQLLCKFILKGKVPNERGEMVEEGDEEDLQLEELELRMAKSLEMLGDGQQLNADISSSFVHALEGQGTLLSLPDTPPGLSISQLSSSSLATAEAPEAEPRGREGEEVSPLASLSREEERGTSDPKANRLSSSPTSKSKKNRNLFLKKSSSFTCAISARSRLPSAQSQEAPQPISEETPRKRREDSRAASVEWRRARTVDRLHEETRENERRGPYLPEAETEHAGGKTKRGKSAAATPGAASADSKSERLKTYYRNIAMPGKKLRSFEQARNPMDICSMPESRLLKLVKQSPVEFASFNQRFLTRVYPAGTRLQSSNFSPVVPWLFGAQVVALNLQSLGSATILNEGRFLDNGGPAGGYVLKPEMMRNPARPFVPAFAELSACRETPVHFTIKILSAHQLPRPVTDPWKGPSTINKIKTRKSTDLSCPFVSVSIHGVKEDTKAFRTPTVMNNGFNPRWSSPESTFEFIVHAPSVALLMFKVQTADSVRSEFLAAACFPFDAIRPGIRWVPLFDRKFCRLRWTGLLVYSRIVPLERDDATNTWNPAVSFQDENTPPPPGALV